The proteins below come from a single Rhodospirillaceae bacterium genomic window:
- the mlaD gene encoding outer membrane lipid asymmetry maintenance protein MlaD — protein MKRNPIETVLGAVVLFVAAIFLFFAYSTAQVATRDGYEVEATFLKVGGLQVGSDVRISGINVGTVASQSLDQQTYEARVKLVIDPTVSLPNDTVASIVGDGLLGGKYVDLRPGKSADNLEDGGVIENSQDFQSLEDLVGEIIFLATGGDS, from the coding sequence ATGAAGCGGAACCCCATTGAAACAGTTCTTGGTGCTGTGGTGCTTTTCGTTGCAGCGATTTTTTTGTTTTTTGCCTATTCCACAGCACAAGTTGCGACGCGCGATGGTTATGAGGTTGAAGCGACGTTCTTGAAGGTTGGCGGTTTGCAGGTTGGCAGTGATGTTCGGATCAGTGGGATTAATGTTGGCACTGTGGCCTCTCAATCACTTGACCAACAAACATATGAGGCCCGTGTGAAACTTGTGATTGATCCAACAGTATCTCTGCCAAATGATACCGTTGCCTCAATCGTTGGTGATGGGCTGTTGGGCGGTAAATATGTTGATCTCAGACCCGGAAAATCTGCGGATAATCTGGAAGATGGCGGAGTTATAGAAAATAGTCAGGATTTTCAGTCGCTTGAGGATTTAGTTGGGGAGATCATTTTCCTGGCGACAGGAGGCGACTCATGA
- the aat gene encoding leucyl/phenylalanyl-tRNA--protein transferase: MTQITPELLLKAYAFGVFPMAKSRHDQDVYWVQPKERGIIPLVDFHIPKSLRKALRRSAFTVRIDTAFDEVISGCAESSSDREDTWINQKIVELFSDLFEAGLAHSVEVWDDDELVGGLYGLTMGAVFFGESMFTRRDNASKIALCYLVALMKTGGYLLLDTQFITEHLKQFGAIEISHEDYMQQLGAALKKMARFGPIPDQSEIERLLFSQSKTHTS, from the coding sequence GTGACACAAATCACCCCAGAATTGCTGCTTAAAGCTTATGCTTTTGGAGTTTTTCCAATGGCCAAGTCTCGCCATGATCAAGATGTATATTGGGTGCAACCCAAAGAACGCGGCATAATACCGTTAGTTGACTTCCACATTCCGAAATCTTTACGCAAAGCTCTTAGGCGCTCTGCATTCACGGTTAGAATAGATACTGCGTTCGATGAAGTTATATCCGGTTGTGCAGAATCCAGTTCTGACAGAGAAGACACGTGGATCAATCAGAAAATTGTAGAATTATTCTCCGATCTTTTCGAAGCTGGCCTTGCCCATAGCGTTGAAGTTTGGGATGACGACGAACTTGTCGGGGGATTGTATGGGCTGACAATGGGGGCAGTGTTCTTTGGTGAAAGCATGTTCACTCGAAGGGATAATGCGTCAAAAATTGCGCTTTGCTATCTTGTCGCGCTAATGAAAACTGGCGGATACCTGTTGCTAGACACCCAATTCATTACCGAGCATCTTAAACAGTTTGGCGCTATTGAAATCTCGCACGAAGATTACATGCAACAACTTGGCGCTGCCCTAAAGAAAATGGCGCGATTTGGTCCAATTCCGGATCAGTCTGAAATTGAACGCCTTCTATTCTCGCAGTCCAAGACCCATACATCGTAG
- a CDS encoding MlaD family protein: MVDLNRKEVSVGAVTLILVLGILSLLVSGAPESQTPQSTGLRLTAEFNRIDGLSVDSPIRMAGIDVGRVSQLKLGNDKQAMVSIEIFDPSLAIPSDTAAVIETDGIFGEKYIELHPGGELESLKSGQKVAYTQDSVVLETLLNQVVARAKTNRRKESEE; this comes from the coding sequence ATGGTTGATCTGAACCGCAAAGAAGTATCGGTAGGAGCCGTCACTCTTATTTTAGTCTTAGGTATCCTATCTTTGCTTGTCTCTGGTGCACCGGAATCTCAGACTCCTCAAAGCACCGGGCTCAGGCTAACTGCCGAATTTAATCGCATCGATGGTCTTAGCGTTGATAGTCCGATTAGGATGGCTGGAATTGATGTCGGTCGCGTAAGCCAACTCAAGCTTGGAAATGATAAGCAAGCGATGGTGTCGATTGAGATATTTGATCCGAGTTTAGCTATTCCATCGGATACTGCAGCTGTCATTGAAACCGACGGTATTTTTGGCGAAAAATACATTGAACTTCACCCCGGCGGTGAGCTTGAGTCGCTCAAATCAGGGCAAAAGGTTGCGTACACTCAGGACTCGGTTGTCCTAGAGACGCTGCTTAATCAGGTTGTTGCCCGGGCAAAAACTAACCGCCGCAAAGAGAGTGAGGAGTAA
- a CDS encoding DUF2155 domain-containing protein, with translation MVSATYLPTDTAVLRWLDKVTGRVSTLEAWVGDVVPIGTISIEIQTCMTRPPEETPESAAFLTINDEKSDGSVVQVFSGWMFASSPALSAMDHAVYDVWVLDCENRRRSISD, from the coding sequence ATGGTTAGCGCGACCTACTTACCAACGGATACAGCTGTTTTACGTTGGTTGGATAAAGTCACTGGCCGGGTGAGCACACTAGAAGCCTGGGTTGGTGATGTTGTTCCGATTGGGACAATTTCGATCGAAATTCAGACATGTATGACTCGGCCGCCGGAGGAGACTCCTGAGAGCGCCGCTTTCTTGACAATCAACGATGAGAAATCCGATGGCTCGGTCGTACAAGTGTTTTCAGGCTGGATGTTTGCGTCTAGCCCGGCTTTATCCGCGATGGATCATGCTGTCTACGATGTATGGGTCTTGGACTGCGAGAATAGAAGGCGTTCAATTTCAGACTGA